A region from the Desulfomarina profundi genome encodes:
- the clpS gene encoding ATP-dependent Clp protease adapter ClpS: protein MAENSYDHQGSVATEEILEIKEPRLYKVLLHNDDYTTMEFVISILETVFHKSTPDATRIMLNVHNEGVGVAGIYTREISETKIAVVHELAKKNEFPLRCSMEMI from the coding sequence ATGGCAGAGAACAGTTACGATCATCAGGGCTCGGTGGCAACTGAAGAGATTCTGGAGATAAAGGAACCACGCCTCTACAAGGTGCTTCTTCACAATGACGATTACACAACCATGGAATTCGTTATCTCCATCCTGGAAACAGTTTTTCATAAATCAACCCCTGACGCCACCAGAATAATGCTTAATGTTCATAACGAAGGCGTTGGAGTAGCGGGGATTTACACCAGAGAAATCAGCGAAACAAAGATTGCCGTTGTCCATGAACTGGCTAAAAAGAATGAATTTCCCCTTCGTTGTTCCATGGAAATGATATAG
- the holA gene encoding DNA polymerase III subunit delta — MTLIKRNDLEKQIKTGSIDLNNQAYLFFGERYLCKKSADRLQEILLEKYNGTVHSVDGEQEDFGQTLGRLLSFSLLPGLQIYRVSDSTIFHTKNILPSLWEKAMQANKAGKSNLAAKHLRAFAGAAGLDSGSSEPLGDTGTGAWKKLFGFAKPADSVKWADELLAGLPSDAKKTHSANLVDQCIAALEKGLPKGNILVLTAETVDKRQRLFTWLKKNCIVVDCSVAAGAGAAAQKEQKEVLREMMLRTLADFNKKIEPRALELFFERVGFHPVAVVMETEKLALFAGDRELISCSDLEEMVSPCRENALFELTDAFNKRQTARVMLVLNRLQEQGIHGLAILATMRNFFKKLLIFRYLQLQGHPSWRANMNASEFQNSYLPQLRSTEKWKDQLKGHPYALFMSFSSAARYSLEGLKHRMELLLEAEYQLKGSPLPTRLILEELFLSMLKKQNDH; from the coding sequence ATGACACTGATAAAACGAAACGACCTGGAAAAGCAGATTAAAACCGGCAGTATTGACCTGAACAACCAGGCCTATCTGTTTTTCGGAGAACGATATCTCTGTAAAAAATCGGCGGACAGGCTGCAGGAAATACTTCTGGAAAAATATAATGGAACTGTGCATTCCGTGGATGGTGAACAGGAAGATTTCGGCCAGACTCTTGGGCGTCTGCTCAGCTTCAGTCTCCTACCTGGACTCCAGATTTACCGGGTTTCTGACTCCACCATTTTTCATACGAAAAATATCCTGCCCTCCCTCTGGGAAAAAGCAATGCAGGCAAACAAAGCAGGAAAAAGCAACCTGGCCGCAAAGCACCTCAGAGCCTTTGCTGGAGCCGCCGGTCTCGATTCGGGCTCCTCCGAACCTCTTGGTGACACCGGTACAGGCGCATGGAAAAAGCTTTTCGGTTTTGCAAAACCGGCAGATTCCGTAAAATGGGCAGACGAACTGCTGGCTGGCCTCCCCTCTGATGCAAAAAAAACTCATTCAGCAAACCTTGTGGATCAGTGTATTGCAGCCCTGGAAAAAGGACTACCGAAAGGAAACATACTTGTCCTCACCGCCGAAACAGTGGATAAACGCCAGCGTCTTTTCACCTGGCTGAAAAAAAATTGTATTGTTGTTGACTGTTCCGTTGCCGCCGGAGCAGGGGCTGCCGCCCAGAAAGAACAGAAGGAAGTTCTGCGGGAAATGATGCTCAGGACACTTGCCGATTTTAACAAGAAAATTGAACCCAGGGCCCTGGAACTCTTTTTTGAACGGGTTGGTTTCCATCCTGTGGCGGTGGTTATGGAGACGGAAAAACTGGCACTTTTCGCTGGAGACCGTGAGTTGATCAGCTGCAGCGACCTGGAAGAAATGGTCAGTCCCTGTCGGGAAAACGCCCTTTTTGAGCTGACCGATGCCTTTAACAAACGACAGACTGCACGGGTCATGCTGGTCCTGAACCGCCTGCAGGAACAGGGAATTCACGGCCTGGCAATCCTGGCTACCATGCGTAATTTTTTTAAGAAACTGTTGATATTCAGATATCTGCAACTCCAGGGTCATCCCTCCTGGCGGGCCAATATGAACGCCAGTGAATTCCAGAATTCCTACCTGCCCCAACTGCGGAGCACGGAAAAATGGAAGGACCAGCTCAAAGGACATCCCTATGCTCTTTTCATGAGTTTTTCCAGTGCGGCCAGGTATAGCTTGGAAGGGCTGAAACATCGCATGGAACTTCTCCTGGAAGCGGAATACCAACTGAAGGGTTCCCCATTGCCGACCCGTCTGATTCTGGAAGAACTCTTTCTCTCAATGTTGAAAAAACAAAATGATCATTGA